GCATCATTATTAATGGCGATGGCTGGCTTGAAACAAGAAATAAGTTTGTCTCAAGCACATGAATTACAACTCTGGCGCGAATCTACAACAATTTTTATGACCGCTGGTCATGGCGGTTGTGGTCCACATGGGCTGGCATTGGCCGCTTATCGGCGTGGTTTTGATGTGGATATGTATCTCAGTCATAAAGAAGCGTTATTTGTTGACAGTGTACGGAATCCTGAAAAGCGCGACATCATTAGCTTGGTGCAGCGTGATTTTATGCGTCAATTAGAGCAGACACAGGTGAGAAAGCACTATCACAGTATTACGATGCCAGAGTTAGTGGCACATCTGGATGAAGGACGCATTCCATTAATTCTAATCAGCACTTACCGCATTAACCGTAATAAGGCACCGCATTGGGTATTATTAACAGCGCATGATCCTCATTTTATTTATATGCATGATCCCGATGTCGATACGAAACAGTATGCCAATGATACGGATAATTTTTATGTGCCAATATCAAAACCGGAATTTGTCGCAATGGCTAAATTTGGGCGTACACAGCTGCGGGCAGCAGTTGTGATCTCACGCAGAGAATCATTTGATAATCAGAAGTTATAAATCTCTTGTTTTCCAAATAGGCCATCGACATCTAAGACTTTCAGTGCGATTCTGGCACAGGCCTGATCGACGGTGGTCACGCTTACCCTAAAGCCGTCAGTGTTACCATTTTTAGTGACGGTTATAGCGGCTTTGGTTTGCCGTCTCGGGCGATTTGCACATAATAGCATTACTGTGTTATGTGTATAACGTGATGGGTATTAAACGCGCTTACAAGTTCGATTCTACCCAGCTACAATGGCCAGACAATGAGAATCATTGGAATGGATACCAATGTTACGATTATTTCGAGCGGTAAGCCCATCCGCCAATAATCACCAAAAGCATAGCCACCTGGCCCCATAATCAGTGCATTATTTTTGTGACCGATTGGAGTAAGAAAAGCACAGCTTGAAC
This genomic window from Nitrosomonas cryotolerans ATCC 49181 contains:
- a CDS encoding GNAT family N-acetyltransferase/peptidase C39 family protein, with amino-acid sequence MNQDTTIETKTRSRPVFRSAIKKDITQLLVIENRCFARDTLSARSFHWMLEKGHADIILIEVDHNIVGYSLLLYRRGTSLARLYSIAILPECQGSGLGTALLKHAEQAAQKHDCVYLRLEVRSDNTTAIACYKRLGYRQFDTKQDYYEDHSAALCFEKRIIYPHPVSRLKVPFYRQTTEFSCGPASLLMAMAGLKQEISLSQAHELQLWRESTTIFMTAGHGGCGPHGLALAAYRRGFDVDMYLSHKEALFVDSVRNPEKRDIISLVQRDFMRQLEQTQVRKHYHSITMPELVAHLDEGRIPLILISTYRINRNKAPHWVLLTAHDPHFIYMHDPDVDTKQYANDTDNFYVPISKPEFVAMAKFGRTQLRAAVVISRRESFDNQKL